One Salvelinus namaycush isolate Seneca chromosome 4, SaNama_1.0, whole genome shotgun sequence genomic window carries:
- the LOC120046004 gene encoding ATP-binding cassette sub-family B member 10, mitochondrial-like has product MADKLQYHKVISCSNNENLIESLCCENLKKECDPPHLCWLRSSWTTTVNLANYSSSTDSEQATQQEVDSKDLQSTETKQTPTRIPTEDVKRILQLAHPERLRLSAAVSFLVVSSAVTMSAPFFLGQVIDTIYSSSSEDFSASLCSLCITLLGVFLCGGAANAARVYLMQISGQQIVRNLSVSLFSSILRQEVGFFDKIRTGELINRLSADTAVIGHSLTDNLSGGISTIAQAAAGISMMFYVSPSLAAFVLLIVPPMAGLAVIYGRYLHSISKRTQDSLAEATQLAEERISNMRTVCAFGKELTEVARYTEKANYILHLAKQEAVLLAGFFGVVSIQPFNVAQFSLKRCALDAENEFLVQEALERLMDGCTVLIIAHRLTTIQNADAVAVLGQRCVVECGQHAQLLGNRQGLFRKLMEKQAFFQEGQKRALKRGQGSSLNVEKVPLQ; this is encoded by the exons ATGGCGGACAAACTACAGTATCACAAAGTGATCAGCTGCAGCAACAATGAGAACCTTATCGAGTCTTTGTGCTGTGAGAACCTGAAGAAAGAGT GTGACCCTCCACACCTGTGTTGG TTGAGGAGCTCATGGACAACCACGGTAAACTTAGCCAACTACAGCTCCTCCACAGACTCCGAACAAGCAACACAACAAGAAGTTGACAGCAAAGATCTGCAATCaacagaaacaaaacaaactccAACTCGGATACCCACTGAGGATGTCAAAAGGATATTACAACTGGCCCACCCAGAGCGCTTGCGTCTGTCGG CGGCTGTGAGTTTCCTGGTGGTTTCCAGTGCTGTCACCATGTCGGCGCCCTTCTTTCTGGGCCAAGTCATTGACACCATCTACTCAAGCTCCTCGGAGGACTTCAGtgcctccctctgctctctgtgtATCACGCTCTTAGGGGTGTTTCTCTGTGGGGGCGCTGCCAATGCAGCCCGTGTCTACCTCATGCAAATCTCAG GGCAACAGATTGTAAGGAATCTAAGCGTATCCCTATTCTCCTCGATTCTGAGGCAGGAGGTGGGGTTCTTTGATAAGATCCGTACCGGGGAGCTCATTAACCGCCTGTCTGCGGACACGGCTGTCATCGGGCACTCCCTCACAGACAACCTCTCCGGCGGGATCAGCACTATCGCGCAGGCAGCAGCTGGGATCAGCATGATG TTTTACGTGTCACCCAGTTTAGCAGCTTTTGTGCTGCTGATCGTGCCTCCTATGGCTGGCCTGGCTGTCATATACGGGAGATACCTGCACTCCATATCCAAACGCACACAGGACTCTCTGGCCGAGGCCACACAG TTGGCAGAAGAGCGTATCAGCAACATGAGGACAGTTTGTGCGTTTGGTAAGGAGCTGACAGAAGTGGCTAGGTATACAGAGAAGGCCAACTACATTCTCCACCTGGCCAAACAGGAGGCTGTTTTGCTGGCCGGGTTCTTTGGAGTGGTGAGCATTCAGCCATTCAATGTTGCCCAATTTTCCCTAAAGAGATG TGCCCTGGATGCAGAGAATGAGTTCCTGGTCCAGGAGGCTCTGGAGCGGCTCATGGATGGGTGCACGGTGCTGATCATCGCCCACCGCCTCACCACCATCCAGAACGCTGACGCCGTGGCGGTGCTGGGCCAGCGGTGTGTGGTGGAGTGTGGTCAGCACGCACAGCTCCTGGGCAACCGCCAAGGCCTCTTCAGGAAGCTGATGGAGAAACAAGCCTTCTTCCAAGAGGGGCAAAAGCGAGCGTTGAAAAGAGGACAGGGGAGCTCTTTAAATGTAGAGAAAGTGCCTTTACAGTAG